TCCTTTATCTACTTCGTGATCGTAACAAATTTTGATGTTCGGGTAGTCTTCGTCCAAATACTTACTGTATTTATCTCTTACTGCTTCAACGTCTCCATCACTGTCAGTAACGACCACAACTTGTTTATTAATTTTTTCAGCTATTTCCAGAAACCTTAAGAATGAAGTGCCTACCGAAATTACATCAACCCCATCTTCAATAGGTAGTTTACCGTCATTTTGTAACATATATGCTTTTTGAACAACTAGTTCATCGGAAGCGCCTTCAACCAAAATTGCCTTATCACATAAAATCAATCGTAATGTATCATACCCAGAAACTTTTTCAAAGAAATTTTGAGTGTCGGGTAGTAAGCTTTTAAGTTGTACTGTCCTGTTATCATTCAACAATATTAGATTATTTAGACCCAATTTATTTGCTACGAAGCTATTATGGGTTGAAATGATTATTTGTTTATCTTTATGATGGCGCTTAATATTTTCGACAAACTGGTTAAGTTTCGAATGAGAAAGATGATTCTCTGGTTCCTCTATTAAAATAACATTTGCTTCTTTAGATTTATTATGTGCTAAAGCTAATTGGGTTTTTATAGTGGATTGTTCACCTTTTCCTAAAAAATGAAAAGGAACACTGTCAACATAAGTCATTAAACTATTTTCCCACGCGTTCTTGGACACAAGATCAACTGATAGTTCTACTTCCTTATCAGAAATTTTCGGTGCTTGACTAATTTTTTTATTTATTGCATTAATAGATGGATCTGCCATAAAACTTTCTCTCATTTTTCTATGTGCTTGTGAAATGTCGACCATTTCCTCTGGTTCTAAATTGTTACGAACAATTTGAGAAATATACAGATCCGATCCATTTTGATTCCTTTTATTTGAAGTATCAATCATTGCTGATTTTATTGGTATACTTCTAGGTGTAATAGGGGCTCTCGCAAAAGAACACCAAGTAATCTCATAATATTCTATTGGAATAGTTTTGATATTCCCCTTTTGAACTAAACTCTCATATTCATCTGTGTAATTTTCGTCAAATGCTATTTTAAATGAGACTCCACATTCTTTATTCTTTTCACTATTACCATTGCCTTCTAATATAGGGTAATCGTCTCCATCAATATAAACTTCAATTAATACATAAGGAAGTACAGGGCTATTGTTATGCTCTAAATCATATATGTATTTATCTACAACTTGGTTATTAAATAAATACTGTGTAAGTTCATTGCGAATGTACCTGCCATTAAAGAAACCGGTTAATGCTAAATGAATAGCCTCTAAAATAGTTGATTTCCCTGCTTCATTATTACCAACTAATACGTTTAATCCACTATTAAAATCAATTAAAAATTTCCCTTCAAATCCTTTGAAATTCTCAATTATTATCTTTTTAATAGTCATCTAAGTCACATCCTTTGCTAAGTGCTTCGTTAGTGTTCCCAAGTATGTTCATTTAACAGCCATTTTTTCATTTCCGCATTTAAGTGGCGGACTTTTGTTTTTGTTTTTCCGCCATAACGACATCCCCTCTCTAATTATAATACTTAACCGCTTTCGCAGGCACCCCAACAGCTAACGTATCATCAGGAATATGGTCTGTAACAACGCCTCCGGCTCCCACAGTGCTCCATCTTCCTACCTCTACTCCAGGAATCGTTACACTGCCAATACCTAAATGAGCGCCTTCCTGCACCTTTGTTCCTCCGGCGATGGCGACTCGTGGGGAAATATGAACATAATCCTCTATCTGACAATCATGACCTACAGATGAGGATGTGTTTAAAATAACATGATCATTAATTTGAGAATGAGGATTGACGATGGCACCCGCGATTACAGCAACTCCATTTCCAATCTCGGATGTTGGGCTGATCATAGCACTTGGGTGAATAACCGTTGCATAGCGATGGCGAGGGATGTCTAGTTTATCAACAACACTCTTCCTAGCACGGTTATCTCCTATCCCTACAATAAAAAATAAATCCGGATATGAACGTGAGAGATAATTAGCATCGGAAATTAGACCCTCGAAAAAATTCATTCCATTATTAACAAAAGAAGTATAATGATCATCTAACACTCCTGCCAGTTGATATTCAGTGCTATAATGATTAATGATATCCTGAATCACTTTCCCATGGCCACCGTTACCGAGAACTACGACTCTTTTCATATGAATCCTCCGAACTGCTCTCGCTTGCAGTAGTTGATCCCGTGAATTTTTCAGCTGACACATACCCTTGTTGATCAATTCCATCTGACTTAACAACTTTCACTATGGTTAAAAATAAAATCTTTATATCCAGCCAAAAAGATTGATTATCAACATACCTCACGTCTAGCTTAAATTTATCCTCCCATGTAATGGCGTTTCTTCCGTTGACTTGCGCCCAACCTGTAATCCCCGGTTTCACTTCATGTCGTCGGGCTTGTTCAGGTGTGTATAATTCCAGGTATTCCATCAACAATGGTCTTGGTCCTACTAAGCTCAAATCGCCTTTTAATACATTCAATAACTGTGGAAATTCATCGAGGCTAAGCTTTCGTAAGGTTGAACCAAACTTCGTAATACGCTCTTCATTCGGCAATAAGTTCCCATGTTCATCAGTTTCATTTGTCATTGTACGAAATTTAGACACGTAAAAGGGCTCGCCACGCAACCCCGGGCGTTTTTGTTTAAATAGTACAGGAGAGCCTAATTTTATTTTGATCAGAATGGTTACTACAAGCAATAATGGGCTTACCAATAGTAATCCTATCGACGCTGACAGTAAATCGAACATACGCTTCATGATTTATTCACCGAAGACCCAACCAAGTTGTTTGCGTTACTATAATATTCCTTATACCATTCTACAAATTCGCCGATCCCTTCATCAATGGTTGTGCTGGGACTAAACCCTGTTGCCATCTGTAAACTCTCAATATCTGCATACGTTGCTTCTACATCGCCGGGCTGCATTGGTAAATACTCAATCTTCGCTTCTTTTCCAATGTGCTTTTCAATTGTACGGATAAAGTCCATGAGTTTCACCGGTTGATTGTTTCCGATGTTATAAACTTTGTACGGAGCATAACTTTCACTAGGATTAGGATTGCTTTTATCAAAATCCGGGTTACCTTCTGGTTTATAATCGAGCAAACGCACCATGCCTTCAACAATGTCGTTGATGTATGTAAAGTCACGCATCATCTCACCGTTGTTGAAAACCTTAATAGGGTTGCCTTCCATTATGTCCTTTGTAAACGAGTAATAAGCCATATCCGGTCTTCCCCACGGTCCGTATACAGTAAAAAAGCGTAGCCC
The Salicibibacter kimchii DNA segment above includes these coding regions:
- a CDS encoding ATP-dependent nuclease; protein product: MTIKKIIIENFKGFEGKFLIDFNSGLNVLVGNNEAGKSTILEAIHLALTGFFNGRYIRNELTQYLFNNQVVDKYIYDLEHNNSPVLPYVLIEVYIDGDDYPILEGNGNSEKNKECGVSFKIAFDENYTDEYESLVQKGNIKTIPIEYYEITWCSFARAPITPRSIPIKSAMIDTSNKRNQNGSDLYISQIVRNNLEPEEMVDISQAHRKMRESFMADPSINAINKKISQAPKISDKEVELSVDLVSKNAWENSLMTYVDSVPFHFLGKGEQSTIKTQLALAHNKSKEANVILIEEPENHLSHSKLNQFVENIKRHHKDKQIIISTHNSFVANKLGLNNLILLNDNRTVQLKSLLPDTQNFFEKVSGYDTLRLILCDKAILVEGASDELVVQKAYMLQNDGKLPIEDGVDVISVGTSFLRFLEIAEKINKQVVVVTDSDGDVEAVRDKYSKYLDEDYPNIKICYDHEVDKGDLVINNKPFNYNTLEPKILKNNDLQEINNILNTKDKSEEELHIYMNNHKTDCALKIFNTEEKINFPNYILEAIE
- a CDS encoding acetyltransferase, yielding MKRVVVLGNGGHGKVIQDIINHYSTEYQLAGVLDDHYTSFVNNGMNFFEGLISDANYLSRSYPDLFFIVGIGDNRARKSVVDKLDIPRHRYATVIHPSAMISPTSEIGNGVAVIAGAIVNPHSQINDHVILNTSSSVGHDCQIEDYVHISPRVAIAGGTKVQEGAHLGIGSVTIPGVEVGRWSTVGAGGVVTDHIPDDTLAVGVPAKAVKYYN
- a CDS encoding sugar transferase; protein product: MKRMFDLLSASIGLLLVSPLLLVVTILIKIKLGSPVLFKQKRPGLRGEPFYVSKFRTMTNETDEHGNLLPNEERITKFGSTLRKLSLDEFPQLLNVLKGDLSLVGPRPLLMEYLELYTPEQARRHEVKPGITGWAQVNGRNAITWEDKFKLDVRYVDNQSFWLDIKILFLTIVKVVKSDGIDQQGYVSAEKFTGSTTASESSSEDSYEKSRSSR